A single Pseudoalteromonas phenolica DNA region contains:
- the rplD gene encoding 50S ribosomal protein L4, with protein MELAIKGAGALEVSEATFGREFNEALVHQVVVAYAAGARQGTRAQKTRSEVRGGGKKPFSQKGTGRARAGTIRSPIWRSGGVSFAAKPQDHSQKVNRKMYRGAIKSILSELVRQERLVVVENFGLEAPKTKELVGKLKELELKDVLIVTEEVDENLFLSARNLYKVDTRDVAGIDPVSLIAFDKVLITAGAVKQLEEALA; from the coding sequence ATGGAATTAGCAATTAAAGGCGCTGGTGCGCTTGAAGTTTCCGAAGCTACTTTTGGACGTGAGTTTAACGAAGCATTAGTACACCAAGTAGTTGTTGCATACGCAGCAGGTGCTCGTCAAGGTACTCGTGCTCAGAAGACACGTTCTGAAGTTCGTGGTGGTGGTAAGAAACCATTCAGCCAAAAAGGTACTGGCCGTGCACGTGCTGGTACAATCCGCAGCCCAATCTGGCGCAGCGGTGGTGTGAGCTTTGCAGCTAAGCCGCAAGATCACAGCCAAAAAGTTAACCGTAAGATGTATCGCGGTGCGATCAAAAGCATCTTATCTGAGCTTGTACGCCAAGAGCGTTTAGTTGTTGTTGAAAACTTCGGTTTAGAAGCACCAAAAACTAAAGAGCTTGTTGGTAAGCTTAAAGAGCTTGAGCTTAAAGACGTGTTAATCGTGACTGAAGAAGTAGATGAGAATCTATTCCTTTCTGCACGTAACCTATACAAGGTTGATACACGTGATGTAGCTGGCATTGACCCAGTAAGCCTAATCGCTTTCGATAAGGTATTAATTACTGCAGGTGCTGTTAAGCAACTTGAGGAGGCGCT
- the rplC gene encoding 50S ribosomal protein L3, whose translation MALGLVGRKVGMTRVFTEDGVSIPVTVIEATPNRVTQIKSDATDGYNALQVTAGEKKASRVNKPEAGHFAKAGVEAGRGLWEFRLNGGEGEFEVGAELTVELFNDVNKVDVTGTSKGKGFQGGVKRWNFSMQDATHGNSISHRAPGSIGQNQSPGKVFKGKKMAGHMGAERSTTQNLELVRVDAERNLLLVKGAVPGAIGGDVIVKPAVKA comes from the coding sequence ATGGCATTAGGTCTAGTCGGTCGTAAAGTGGGTATGACACGTGTCTTCACTGAAGATGGTGTATCTATCCCTGTGACAGTTATCGAAGCGACGCCTAACCGTGTAACGCAGATCAAATCTGACGCTACAGACGGTTATAACGCGCTTCAAGTTACTGCAGGCGAGAAAAAAGCAAGCCGTGTAAACAAACCAGAAGCGGGTCACTTCGCTAAAGCTGGTGTTGAAGCGGGTCGTGGCCTGTGGGAATTCCGTCTTAACGGCGGAGAAGGTGAATTTGAAGTTGGTGCTGAACTAACAGTTGAGCTATTCAATGACGTAAACAAAGTTGACGTTACTGGCACTTCAAAAGGTAAAGGTTTCCAAGGTGGTGTTAAGCGCTGGAATTTCAGCATGCAAGACGCTACTCACGGTAACTCTATCTCTCACCGTGCTCCTGGTTCAATCGGTCAAAACCAATCACCTGGTAAGGTGTTTAAAGGTAAGAAAATGGCCGGTCACATGGGTGCTGAGCGTTCAACGACTCAGAATCTTGAACTAGTTCGTGTTGACGCAGAGCGTAACCTGCTTTTAGTTAAAGGTGCAGTACCTGGCGCTATCGGCGGTGACGTTATCGTTAAACCAGCTGTTAAAGCATAA
- the rpsJ gene encoding 30S ribosomal protein S10: protein MSNQRIRIRLKAFDHRLIDQSTAEIVETAKRTGAQVRGPIPLPTRFERFTVLVSPHVNKDARDQYEIRTHKRLIDIVEPTDKTVDALMRLDLAAGVDVQISLG, encoded by the coding sequence ATGTCAAATCAACGCATTCGTATTCGCCTAAAAGCTTTTGACCACCGTTTGATTGACCAATCAACGGCGGAAATCGTGGAAACTGCGAAACGCACAGGTGCACAGGTACGTGGTCCAATCCCACTTCCTACACGTTTTGAGCGCTTCACTGTATTGGTTTCACCGCACGTAAACAAAGATGCGCGTGATCAGTATGAAATCCGCACCCACAAACGTCTGATCGACATCGTAGAACCAACAGACAAGACTGTAGACGCTCTAATGCGCCTAGACCTTGCTGCTGGTGTTGATGTTCAAATCAGCCTGGGTTAA
- the plsB gene encoding glycerol-3-phosphate 1-O-acyltransferase PlsB: protein MNILTRSANVIAAAVNRILVRTKLLPESPVAQFELDPSLPTFYVTRLNSKADLAALAAVCKQLGLPDPREQQTLSGKQIDRFIPLSNPTPLFGDKAKPSDALELGKQIFDAFSLSPEQRAQVVPVTILWGRNPGKEKPGIGTLFSHSMTPSWLRKFFVLLFSGRDNLVRFSQPIELNQLMTDKSDVDELPHKLLRVARVHFKRQKLAATGPKLPSREALFSGLLASPSIKKAIADEAKAKGLSHEEAKLKAKELLEEIAANYSDAMIRVGDRILTWLWNKLYNGIEVKYAERVHELTNKGHEVIYVPCHRSHMDYLLLTYVIYHQGLVPPHIAAGVNLNFFPAGGIFRRSGAFFIRRSFAGNKLYSAIFKEYLSQLFMKGYSVKFYTEGGRSRTGRLLPPKTGMLAMTMQAMLRGIERPISIVPVYIGYEYVMEINTYLKELAGNDKKNESIFAVFKAIKNLKNYGRGYLNFGEPIALQQYLNEHQPDWRAHIGDDSVKPQWLNTQVANVAQDIMTNINSAAALNAVNLLATILLSRDQFALSKPKLLKQLDFYLALQQQAKYNDQVTLPSDSAQSLLDHALKLNKFDVLTDEMGEIISIREKERTLFNYYRNNIIHLFAVPSILAQLIYQKTEISFESANKTVNALYPLFAKEWFLTTLSEDYIANILNSFEQQKLISMDNGIIKITADKQAQAQLEMLGNVMHLTLERYAITTTQIINSDAIKRQQLEADCEVLAKRLGTLHGIKSPEFFDKKVLTNLISGLKEQNYISICEQNTIHAEEAIANLQSQLTELLPASIWQSIHEHSS, encoded by the coding sequence ATGAACATTTTGACTCGCAGCGCGAACGTAATTGCAGCTGCCGTAAACCGTATTTTGGTTAGGACAAAACTGCTGCCGGAATCTCCTGTTGCACAATTTGAACTCGACCCATCTTTGCCTACGTTTTACGTAACGCGTCTAAATTCAAAAGCAGATTTAGCTGCATTGGCAGCAGTATGTAAACAGCTTGGCTTGCCAGACCCAAGAGAGCAACAAACTCTCTCAGGAAAACAGATTGATCGTTTTATCCCACTTTCTAACCCAACCCCGCTGTTTGGTGATAAGGCAAAACCCAGTGACGCTCTTGAACTAGGTAAACAAATCTTCGATGCATTTAGCCTCTCTCCAGAGCAACGCGCACAGGTTGTACCTGTTACTATTCTTTGGGGCAGAAACCCAGGTAAAGAAAAACCAGGTATCGGCACACTATTCTCTCATTCAATGACCCCGAGCTGGTTAAGAAAGTTTTTTGTTTTGCTGTTCTCGGGCCGAGATAATCTTGTGCGTTTTAGTCAGCCTATTGAACTCAATCAATTGATGACGGATAAATCTGATGTTGACGAACTACCCCACAAATTACTCCGTGTTGCACGGGTGCACTTCAAACGTCAAAAGTTGGCTGCAACAGGTCCCAAGTTACCATCAAGAGAAGCTCTTTTCTCAGGCTTACTTGCATCGCCAAGCATTAAGAAGGCAATTGCAGACGAAGCTAAAGCGAAAGGGTTAAGTCATGAAGAAGCCAAGTTAAAAGCGAAAGAATTACTTGAAGAGATCGCTGCCAACTACTCCGACGCCATGATCCGCGTAGGAGATCGTATTTTAACTTGGCTGTGGAACAAGCTTTACAATGGCATTGAAGTTAAATACGCAGAGCGTGTTCATGAGCTAACCAATAAAGGGCACGAAGTTATTTATGTACCTTGCCACCGCAGTCACATGGACTACCTGTTACTAACCTATGTTATCTACCACCAAGGGTTAGTTCCTCCTCATATCGCAGCGGGTGTAAACTTAAACTTCTTTCCTGCAGGGGGGATTTTCCGTCGCTCTGGTGCTTTCTTTATTCGTCGCTCATTTGCCGGAAATAAACTTTACTCAGCTATTTTCAAAGAGTACTTAAGCCAACTCTTTATGAAAGGTTATTCGGTTAAATTTTATACTGAAGGTGGTCGTAGCAGAACAGGCCGTCTATTACCGCCTAAAACAGGTATGTTAGCTATGACCATGCAAGCTATGCTTCGTGGTATTGAACGTCCAATCTCTATTGTGCCTGTTTATATTGGTTATGAGTATGTAATGGAGATTAATACGTATCTGAAAGAGCTAGCGGGTAATGACAAAAAGAACGAATCCATTTTCGCAGTTTTTAAAGCGATTAAAAATCTCAAAAACTATGGCCGTGGTTATCTGAACTTCGGTGAACCAATCGCACTTCAACAATATCTAAATGAACACCAACCGGATTGGCGTGCGCATATTGGCGATGATAGTGTGAAACCACAGTGGCTGAATACCCAAGTTGCAAACGTGGCGCAAGACATTATGACCAATATAAACAGCGCAGCTGCACTGAATGCTGTTAACTTACTTGCCACAATTTTACTGAGTCGCGACCAATTTGCTTTAAGTAAACCAAAGCTACTTAAGCAACTTGACTTCTATTTAGCACTGCAGCAGCAAGCAAAATATAACGATCAAGTTACGCTTCCTTCAGATAGTGCACAATCATTACTCGACCATGCATTAAAGTTAAATAAGTTTGATGTGTTAACAGATGAGATGGGCGAAATTATCTCGATTAGAGAGAAAGAGCGCACACTATTTAATTACTACAGAAATAACATCATTCACCTTTTTGCTGTACCAAGCATACTTGCACAGTTAATTTATCAAAAAACAGAAATCTCTTTTGAGTCTGCAAATAAGACCGTGAATGCATTGTATCCACTGTTTGCGAAAGAATGGTTTTTAACAACACTGTCTGAGGACTACATCGCGAATATCTTAAACAGCTTTGAACAACAGAAGCTGATCAGCATGGATAATGGCATCATCAAGATCACTGCCGACAAGCAAGCGCAAGCTCAATTGGAAATGCTTGGTAACGTGATGCATCTAACCCTTGAACGTTATGCAATTACGACGACGCAGATCATCAATTCAGATGCGATTAAGCGCCAGCAACTTGAAGCAGATTGTGAAGTGTTAGCCAAACGCTTAGGTACTTTACATGGCATAAAAAGCCCAGAGTTCTTTGATAAGAAGGTGCTTACCAATCTGATATCTGGGTTAAAGGAGCAAAACTATATCAGTATTTGTGAGCAAAACACCATTCATGCCGAAGAGGCAATTGCTAATCTACAGTCGCAGCTCACCGAATTATTGCCAGCCAGTATTTGGCAATCTATCCATGAGCACAGCAGCTAA
- the rplQ gene encoding 50S ribosomal protein L17, with protein sequence MRHRKSGRQLNRNSSHRKAMFSNMAGSLVKHEIIKTTLPKAKELRRVIEPLITLAKTDSVANRRLAFARTRDKEVVGKLFSELGPRFSERPGGYTRILKCGFRAGDNAPMAYIELLDRPVAEETQEDAQSAE encoded by the coding sequence ATGCGCCATCGTAAGAGTGGTCGTCAATTAAACCGTAACAGCAGCCATCGCAAAGCGATGTTCAGCAACATGGCTGGTTCTTTGGTGAAGCACGAAATCATCAAAACAACTTTGCCTAAAGCGAAAGAGTTGCGCCGTGTAATTGAACCTTTAATCACACTGGCTAAGACTGACAGCGTAGCAAACCGTCGTTTAGCGTTTGCTCGCACGCGTGATAAAGAAGTTGTTGGTAAGTTATTCAGCGAACTAGGTCCTCGTTTTTCAGAGCGTCCTGGTGGCTACACTCGTATTCTTAAGTGTGGTTTCCGTGCTGGTGATAACGCACCAATGGCTTACATTGAGCTTCTAGACCGTCCAGTTGCGGAAGAAACTCAAGAAGACGCACAGTCTGCAGAGTAA
- a CDS encoding DNA-directed RNA polymerase subunit alpha — protein MQGSVTEFLKPRLVDIDAINPSRSKVVLEPLERGFGHTLGNALRRILLSSMPGCAVTEVEIDGVLHEYSAKEGVQEDIIEILLNLKGLAVSLEGKDEVFLTLTKSGVGPVTAADIQHDGDVTIANPEHVICHLTADNSEISMRIRVERGRGYVPASSRLSSDDDERPIGRLLLDASFSPVERIAYSVESARVEQRTDLDKLIIDMETNGTLDPEEAIRRASTILAEQLEAFVDLRDVSEPEAKEEKPEFDPILLRPVDDLELTVRSANCLKAEQIQYIGDLVQRTEVELLKTPNLGKKSLTEIKDVLASRGLSLGMRLENWPPASLAE, from the coding sequence ATGCAGGGTTCTGTAACCGAATTCCTAAAGCCAAGGTTAGTCGATATCGACGCTATCAACCCATCACGTTCTAAAGTTGTTTTAGAACCACTTGAGCGTGGTTTTGGTCACACTTTGGGTAATGCTTTACGTCGTATTCTTCTGTCATCTATGCCAGGTTGCGCGGTGACTGAAGTTGAAATTGACGGTGTATTACACGAGTACAGCGCGAAAGAAGGCGTTCAAGAAGACATCATTGAAATTTTGTTAAACCTAAAAGGCTTAGCAGTATCTCTAGAAGGTAAAGATGAAGTTTTCCTTACCCTGACTAAATCTGGTGTAGGCCCTGTGACTGCGGCAGATATTCAACATGATGGCGATGTAACAATTGCTAATCCTGAGCACGTGATTTGTCACCTAACGGCTGACAATAGCGAGATCAGCATGCGTATTCGTGTTGAGCGTGGTCGTGGTTATGTACCGGCGTCAAGTCGTTTATCCTCTGATGACGATGAGCGTCCAATCGGTCGTTTGCTGCTTGATGCATCATTCAGCCCGGTTGAGCGTATTGCGTACTCGGTTGAGTCAGCACGTGTTGAACAGCGTACAGACTTAGATAAACTAATCATCGATATGGAAACGAACGGCACACTAGATCCTGAAGAAGCGATCCGTCGTGCGTCGACTATCCTAGCTGAACAGCTTGAAGCATTCGTAGATTTACGTGATGTTTCTGAGCCAGAAGCGAAGGAAGAGAAGCCGGAGTTTGATCCGATTCTACTTCGTCCTGTTGATGACTTAGAGCTAACTGTACGTTCAGCGAACTGTCTGAAAGCCGAGCAAATTCAATATATCGGTGATCTGGTACAGCGTACTGAGGTTGAGCTTCTTAAGACGCCTAACCTTGGTAAGAAGTCTCTAACAGAGATCAAAGACGTGCTAGCTTCACGTGGTCTTTCTCTAGGCATGCGCTTAGAAAACTGGCCACCTGCAAGTCTAGCTGAATAA
- the rpsD gene encoding 30S ribosomal protein S4: protein MARYLGPKLKLSRREGTDLFLKSGVRAIDSKCKLETAPGQHGARKGRLSDYGLQLREKQKVRRIYGVLEKQFRNYYKEAARLKGNTGENLLQLLEQRLDNVVYRMGFASTRAEARQLVSHKAIMVNGTVVNIPSFVVTPEDVVVIREKSKKQARIIAALELAEQREKPTWIEVDGKKMEGSFKRLPERSDLSADINEQLIVELYSK, encoded by the coding sequence ATGGCAAGATATTTGGGCCCTAAGCTCAAGCTAAGTCGTCGTGAAGGTACTGACCTGTTCCTTAAGAGCGGCGTTAGAGCAATCGACTCTAAGTGTAAGCTTGAAACAGCACCTGGTCAGCACGGTGCTCGTAAAGGTCGTCTATCTGATTACGGTCTACAATTACGTGAAAAGCAAAAAGTTCGTCGTATTTACGGTGTACTAGAAAAGCAATTCCGTAACTACTATAAAGAAGCTGCTCGCCTTAAAGGTAACACAGGTGAAAACCTATTACAGCTTCTAGAGCAACGTTTAGACAATGTTGTATATCGCATGGGTTTTGCAAGCACACGTGCTGAAGCACGTCAGCTAGTTAGCCACAAAGCGATTATGGTTAATGGTACTGTTGTTAATATCCCTTCTTTCGTAGTTACTCCTGAAGATGTAGTGGTAATTCGTGAGAAGTCTAAAAAGCAAGCGCGTATCATCGCTGCTCTAGAGTTGGCTGAGCAACGTGAAAAGCCAACTTGGATTGAAGTTGACGGTAAGAAAATGGAAGGTAGCTTCAAGCGCCTACCAGAGCGTTCTGATCTGTCTGCGGACATTAACGAACAACTAATCGTCGAACTTTACTCGAAGTAA
- the rpsK gene encoding 30S ribosomal protein S11 gives MAKAPIRRKKVKKQVADGMAHVHASFNNTIVTITDRQGNALSWATAGGSGFRGSRKSTPFAAQVAAERAGTAAQEYGLKNLEVFIKGPGPGRESSVRALNALGYRITNITDVTPIPHNGCRPPKKRRV, from the coding sequence ATGGCTAAAGCACCAATTCGTCGTAAAAAGGTCAAAAAGCAAGTTGCTGATGGTATGGCACACGTTCATGCATCATTCAACAACACTATTGTGACCATCACTGACCGTCAAGGTAATGCTCTTTCTTGGGCGACTGCAGGTGGTTCTGGTTTCCGTGGTTCTCGTAAGTCTACTCCGTTCGCTGCACAGGTTGCTGCTGAGCGCGCAGGTACTGCTGCACAAGAGTACGGTCTTAAGAACCTAGAAGTATTCATCAAGGGCCCAGGTCCAGGTCGTGAATCTTCAGTTCGTGCATTAAATGCACTAGGTTACCGTATCACAAACATCACTGACGTGACGCCAATCCCTCATAATGGTTGTCGTCCACCGAAGAAACGTCGCGTATAA
- the rpsM gene encoding 30S ribosomal protein S13 codes for MARIAGINVPDHKHAVIGLTSIYGVGKTRAKAILAATGIAETTKIGDLSDETLDVLREEVGKYTVEGDLRREVTLNIKRLMDLGCFRGLRHRRSLPLRGQRTKTNARTRKGPRKPIKK; via the coding sequence GTGGCCCGTATCGCAGGCATTAACGTTCCTGATCATAAGCATGCTGTTATCGGTTTAACAAGCATCTATGGTGTAGGTAAAACTCGCGCTAAGGCGATCTTAGCAGCGACTGGTATCGCCGAAACTACAAAAATCGGTGATCTTTCTGACGAAACACTTGACGTACTTCGTGAAGAAGTAGGTAAGTACACTGTTGAAGGTGACCTTCGTCGTGAAGTTACACTAAACATCAAGCGCCTAATGGACCTTGGTTGTTTCCGTGGCTTACGTCATCGTCGTTCGCTACCACTACGTGGTCAGCGTACTAAGACTAACGCGCGTACTCGTAAGGGTCCACGCAAGCCTATCAAGAAATAA
- the rpmJ gene encoding 50S ribosomal protein L36, which translates to MKVRASVKKICRNCKVIKRAGVVRVICSEPKHKQRQG; encoded by the coding sequence ATGAAAGTACGTGCTTCCGTTAAGAAAATTTGCCGTAACTGTAAAGTAATCAAGCGTGCAGGCGTTGTACGTGTGATTTGCAGTGAGCCAAAGCACAAGCAAAGGCAAGGCTAA
- the secY gene encoding preprotein translocase subunit SecY, protein MAKPGQDMQSAQSGLAELKRRLLFVLGAIIIYRLGSFVPIPGIDAAVLAEFFEQQKGTIVEMFNMFSGGALERASVLALGIMPYISASIIMQLLTHIHPAMIELKKEGEQGRKKISQYTRYGTLVLATFQSIGIATGLPSMMDGLVVNPGFGFYFTAVVSLVTGTMFLMWLGEQITERGIGNGISVLIFVGIVANLPSAVGSTAEMARQGDLNVFVLLMIAVIVFAVTYLVVFFERGQRRIVVNYAKRQQGRQVFAAQSTHLPLKVNMAGVIPPIFASSIILFPGTIASWFGQGEGPVADVLQAISAVLTPGQPLYAMVLAAAIIFFCFFYTALVFNPRETADNLKKSGAFIPGIRPGEQTSKYIDKVMTRLTLAGALYITFICLVPEFMTMAWQTPFYFGGTSILIIVVVIMDFMAQVQTHMMSHQYDSVLKKANLKGYGR, encoded by the coding sequence ATGGCTAAACCAGGTCAAGATATGCAAAGTGCACAAAGTGGCTTAGCGGAATTAAAGCGCCGTTTACTATTTGTATTAGGTGCAATTATTATTTACCGTTTAGGTTCTTTCGTGCCGATCCCTGGGATTGACGCCGCTGTACTTGCCGAGTTCTTCGAGCAACAAAAGGGCACCATTGTTGAAATGTTCAACATGTTCAGTGGTGGTGCGCTTGAGCGTGCTTCGGTATTAGCGCTGGGTATTATGCCTTACATCTCAGCTTCGATTATTATGCAGCTATTAACGCACATACATCCTGCGATGATAGAGCTTAAGAAAGAAGGTGAGCAAGGTCGTAAGAAAATCAGCCAGTATACTCGATACGGTACGCTCGTGCTTGCTACATTCCAGTCGATTGGTATCGCCACTGGCTTACCAAGCATGATGGACGGGTTAGTTGTTAACCCTGGTTTCGGTTTCTATTTCACCGCTGTGGTGAGCTTAGTAACAGGTACTATGTTCCTTATGTGGCTGGGTGAACAAATTACAGAGCGTGGTATCGGTAACGGTATCTCAGTTCTAATATTTGTTGGTATCGTAGCTAACCTGCCGTCTGCTGTTGGCTCGACAGCCGAAATGGCGCGCCAAGGCGATTTGAATGTTTTTGTACTGCTAATGATTGCGGTAATCGTATTCGCTGTAACTTATCTTGTTGTGTTCTTTGAGCGTGGTCAACGTCGTATCGTTGTTAACTATGCAAAGCGTCAACAAGGTCGTCAGGTATTTGCTGCTCAAAGCACGCACTTACCATTAAAAGTTAATATGGCGGGTGTTATTCCACCAATCTTTGCTAGCAGTATCATTTTGTTCCCTGGTACAATTGCAAGCTGGTTCGGCCAAGGTGAAGGTCCGGTCGCTGATGTGCTACAAGCTATCTCTGCAGTTTTGACTCCTGGTCAGCCTCTGTATGCGATGGTATTAGCTGCGGCTATTATCTTCTTCTGCTTCTTCTACACTGCGTTGGTATTTAACCCGCGTGAGACAGCAGATAACCTTAAAAAGTCTGGCGCTTTTATTCCAGGCATTCGTCCGGGTGAACAGACATCAAAATACATTGATAAAGTGATGACACGCTTAACCCTTGCGGGCGCGTTGTATATAACCTTTATCTGTCTAGTGCCCGAGTTTATGACTATGGCGTGGCAAACGCCATTCTACTTCGGCGGTACATCAATCTTGATTATCGTTGTAGTAATCATGGACTTTATGGCACAAGTACAGACTCATATGATGTCGCATCAGTATGATTCTGTGCTGAAAAAAGCAAACCTTAAGGGCTACGGTCGTTAA
- the rplO gene encoding 50S ribosomal protein L15 has protein sequence MRLNTLSPAAGSKSAGKRVGRGIGSGLGKTGGRGHKGQKSRSGGKVRVGFEGGQMPMQRRLPKFGFTSRKSLVSTEVNLYEIAKVEGDVVDLNALQAAGLVKKNIQFVKVVKSGEVSRAVTVKGMKVSKGAREAIEAAGGKVED, from the coding sequence ATGCGTTTGAATACTCTTTCTCCTGCTGCAGGTTCTAAGTCTGCTGGTAAACGTGTTGGTCGTGGTATCGGTTCTGGTCTAGGTAAAACTGGCGGCCGTGGTCACAAAGGTCAAAAATCACGTTCTGGCGGTAAAGTTCGCGTTGGTTTCGAAGGCGGTCAAATGCCTATGCAACGTCGTCTACCTAAGTTCGGTTTCACTTCACGTAAATCTCTAGTATCTACTGAAGTTAACCTATACGAAATCGCTAAAGTTGAAGGCGATGTGGTAGATCTGAACGCGTTACAAGCAGCTGGTCTAGTTAAAAAGAACATCCAGTTCGTTAAAGTAGTTAAATCTGGCGAAGTTTCACGCGCTGTTACTGTTAAAGGCATGAAAGTGTCTAAAGGTGCACGCGAAGCTATTGAAGCTGCCGGAGGCAAGGTAGAAGACTAA
- the rpmD gene encoding 50S ribosomal protein L30, giving the protein MANTVKVTQVKSSIGRLPKHKATLRGLGLRRINHTVELEDTACVRGMINQVSYMVKVEG; this is encoded by the coding sequence ATGGCAAATACTGTAAAAGTTACTCAAGTAAAGAGCTCTATCGGTCGTTTACCGAAGCATAAAGCAACTTTACGTGGCCTTGGTTTACGTCGTATCAACCACACTGTTGAATTAGAAGATACAGCATGTGTACGTGGTATGATCAACCAAGTTTCTTACATGGTTAAGGTAGAGGGCTAA
- the rpsE gene encoding 30S ribosomal protein S5 gives MANVEAKAQQPELAEKLIAVNRVSKVVKGGRIFSFTALTVVGDGAGKVGFGYGKAREVPAAIQKAMEKARRNMITVDLNGNTLQHPIKGRHAGSKVYMQPASEGTGIIAGGAMRAVLEVTGVQNVLSKAYGSTNPINIVRATVAALENMNSPEKIAAKRGLTVDQIQG, from the coding sequence ATGGCTAACGTAGAAGCAAAAGCACAACAGCCAGAATTAGCTGAAAAGCTAATCGCGGTAAACCGTGTGTCTAAGGTAGTTAAAGGTGGTCGTATCTTTAGCTTCACTGCACTAACAGTAGTTGGTGATGGCGCAGGTAAAGTAGGTTTTGGTTACGGTAAAGCACGTGAAGTTCCAGCTGCTATTCAAAAAGCAATGGAAAAAGCACGTCGTAACATGATCACTGTTGACCTAAATGGCAACACGCTACAGCACCCAATCAAGGGTCGCCACGCGGGTTCTAAAGTATACATGCAGCCAGCATCTGAAGGTACAGGTATCATCGCAGGTGGTGCGATGCGTGCAGTACTAGAAGTAACTGGTGTACAGAACGTACTTTCGAAAGCATACGGTTCAACTAACCCAATCAACATCGTTCGCGCTACAGTAGCTGCTCTTGAGAACATGAACTCTCCAGAGAAGATCGCTGCTAAGCGTGGTCTAACTGTTGACCAAATTCAGGGGTAA
- the rplR gene encoding 50S ribosomal protein L18: protein MDKKTARLRRAKRTRRNFIEQGTTRLVIHRTPRHIYAQLVNAEGTVLAAASTVEKAIAEALTGTSNIAAAQAVGKAIAERAADKGIEKLAFDRSGFKYHGRVKALADAAREAGLQF, encoded by the coding sequence ATGGATAAGAAAACAGCTCGTCTACGTCGTGCTAAGCGCACTCGTAGAAATTTTATTGAACAAGGCACAACGCGTCTTGTTATCCACCGCACGCCACGTCACATCTACGCTCAGCTAGTAAACGCTGAAGGTACTGTGCTGGCTGCTGCTTCTACTGTTGAGAAAGCAATTGCAGAAGCCCTAACAGGCACTAGCAACATCGCTGCAGCACAAGCTGTAGGTAAAGCAATTGCTGAGCGCGCTGCAGACAAAGGCATTGAAAAACTTGCTTTTGACCGTAGTGGCTTTAAATATCACGGCCGTGTGAAGGCGCTTGCTGATGCAGCGCGTGAAGCTGGCTTGCAATTCTAG
- the rplF gene encoding 50S ribosomal protein L6: MSRIAKAPIAVPAGVEVTLAGQEIKVKGKNGELTRVVNDAVEVALNDNVITTAPRDVANAWAQAGTARALINNMIQGVNEGFEKKLQLVGVGYRAAVKGKVLDLTLGFSHPVNFEIPEGITIEAPSQTELVVKGADKQLVGQTAANIRSYREPEPYKGKGVRYADEHVRRKEAKKK, from the coding sequence ATGTCTCGTATAGCGAAGGCTCCTATTGCAGTTCCTGCCGGTGTTGAAGTTACACTAGCTGGCCAGGAAATCAAAGTTAAAGGCAAAAACGGCGAATTAACTCGTGTAGTTAACGATGCTGTTGAAGTTGCTTTAAACGACAACGTTATCACTACTGCTCCACGTGACGTAGCAAATGCTTGGGCTCAAGCTGGTACTGCACGTGCACTGATCAATAACATGATCCAGGGTGTTAACGAAGGTTTCGAGAAAAAGCTTCAATTAGTAGGTGTTGGTTACCGTGCTGCAGTTAAGGGTAAAGTATTAGACTTAACTCTTGGCTTCTCACACCCAGTGAACTTCGAGATCCCTGAGGGCATCACAATCGAAGCTCCAAGCCAAACTGAACTAGTAGTTAAAGGCGCTGACAAACAATTAGTTGGTCAAACTGCTGCTAACATCCGTTCATACCGTGAGCCAGAGCCTTATAAAGGTAAAGGTGTACGTTATGCTGATGAGCACGTGCGTCGTAAAGAAGCTAAGAAGAAGTAA